From the Drechmeria coniospora strain ARSEF 6962 chromosome 02, whole genome shotgun sequence genome, the window cagtaataataatacaacgtacggagtacctaacTTAGCCAGGGATTCCGTGATGTAGTTGCATTTGCACTGTAGTCAACTGTTGGAAAGCCCTGAAGCTCCCTAGACCCCACAGCTGGTCTGGGACTTTGGATTGGTATTCGCAAGTTGCCACATGGCCAAAAGACAACTcgcgtactctgtacctgtaACTCCACATCCTCAACTCTCAACGCAGTGCGAAGCTCCGATAATCCACCCCTTCGTCCCGCATTCCCCTtgtccctcgtcctccttcCCCCTCCTACTCAAGTACGTTGGTGAGCTAAGACAATTCCTTGCCCCCTTGATCAGCAATCGGTGGCGGCAACCCCCTCGCGAGCCGTGACCCTGTGACATGCCATTCATCCACCTGGGTCAGCACCCAAGAATGTCGCGTCCACGGATGCTGCGAAGCGTGGCCATGCTCAATGAAGCTTCCTGTCGCAGGAGGCTTCTCGGCAAGGTTGAATGTTGCTGAGGAAACAAACGCAGGCTAACGGAAGCTTGATGAATTAGccccttcttcctcctccaaCCCCGCCCATCATGTCCAAGACGTTCATCGGCAACGTCAAGAGTGTCCTTAGCGGTGATACCTTGGTGTTGACGAGCCCCAACAACCCCTCGGCTGAGCGAATCTTGTCGCTTGCTTACGTCGGCGCTCCGCGTTTGAaacgagacggcgacgagccctTTGCTTTCCAGTCCCGAGAGTTCCTCCGAAACCTCGTCGTTGGGAAGCCAGTCCAATGCACAGTCCAGTACACCATCCCCGCGTCCGGAAGAGACTTCGGTACCGCCAAGCTCAAGGATGGCACTGATCTGCCCGACGAGTTGGTCAAGGCTGGCTGGCTCAAGGTCCGTGAGGACGCCGGCCGAAAggacgactcggacgaggctCAGGAGAGGCTCGAGAAGCTCCGTGCTCTCGAATCCCAAGCCAAGAGCGAGAACAAGGGCCTCTGGGCAGgtgtcggcggcatcatcaaCGTTCAGCATGACCTGGGCGGCCCCGAGTTCATGAAGGAGTGGAAAGGCAAGACTGTGGACGGCATTGTTGAGCGGGTTCTCAGCGGCGACCGCATGCTCGTCAGGCTGCTGCTCTCGGATAAGAAGCATGCCCAGCCCATGACCCTGCTCGCTGGCGTccgcacgccgtcgacggagagaacgctgacgtcgacgggcaCGACTCACCCGGCCGAGGAGTACGGGAACGAGGCGCGGCAGTTTGTCGAGACGAGGCTCCTGCAGCGTCTGGTCAAGGTCGAGATCGTCGGTGCCAGCGCACAGGGCCAGCTGGTGGCCAACATCATCCACCCTCGTGGAAACATTGCCGAGTTCCTGCTGCaggacggcctcgcccgctGCAACGACTTCCACTCCACCATGCTCGGCGAGAAAATGGCCGCCTTGCgcgcggccgagaagcaAGCGCAGTCCAAGAAGCTTCGCCTTCACAAGAACCATGTCGCCAAGGCTGACGGTGGCAACCAGGAGATGACGGTGACCAAGATCCTTGGCGCCGATACCATTCTCGTCAAGAACAAGACCGGCGCCGAGAAGAGAATCAACTTTTCCAGCGTCCGCGGGCCCCGTGCCGGCGAACCGTCCGAGAGTCCCTTCagggacgaggccaaggagttTTTGCGCCAAAGGTTGATTGGAAAGCACGTCAAGGTCAGCGTCGACGGAACGAAGCCTGCCACGGAGGGCTTCGAGGCCCGGGATGTTGCCACGGTGACGGAGAAGGGCAAGAACATCGGCCTGTTGCTGGTCGAGAGCGGCTGGGCGTCGGTGATTCGTCACAGGAAGGATGACACCGACAGAGCGTCAAACTATGACGAGCTTCTATCGGCGCAggagaaggccaaggaggagctgAAGGGCATGTGGTCCGGCAAGCCCCAGAAGGCGCAGAAGTTTGCGGACCTGTCGGAGAATGCGCAAAAGGCCAAGATTATGCTGGCGACGCTGCAGCGGCAGAAGAAGGTCCCTGCCATTGTCGATTTTTGCAAGGCTGGCTCGCGTTTCACCATCCTGATCCCTCGGGAGAACGTCAAGCTCACCATGGTTCTCGGAGGCATCCGCGCCCCTCGAGCGCCGcgcgccgatggcgagggcggcgagccgtTTGGCAAGGAGGCGCTCGAGCTTGCCAACCGCAGGTGCAACCAGCGCGACTGCGAGGTCGACATCCACGACATGGACAAGGTCGGCGGGTTCATCGGCGAACTGTTCATCAACCGTGAGAACTTTGCcaaggccctcgtcgaggagggcctCGCTTCCGTTCATGCCTACTCTGCCGAGAGGTCCGGCAACGCGACGGAGCTGTTTGCCGCCGAGACGCGGGCCAAGGAGGCCAAGCGGGGCCTCTGGCACGACCATGACCCTTCGCAGGAGGAGAACGGGCACGAGGAGGAGCCCGAGGAGAttgtcgaggtggccgaggtgacGCTTGACAAGAAGCCGACCGACTACCGCGAcgtcatcatcaccaacATCGACGGCAATGGCAAGCTCAAGATCCAGGAGATTGGCAAGGGCACGGCGGCGCTGGAGACGCTGATGAGCGAATTCCGCAAGTTCCACCTCGACTCCAAGAACGGTAAGCCTCTGGCGGACGCGCCGAAGACGGGCGAGTTCGTATCCGCCAAGTTCTCGGCCGACGGTCAGTGGTACCGCGGCCGTGTCCGGGGCAACGACCGCACGGCCAAGATGTCCGAGGTGCTGTACGTCGACTACGGAAACAGCGAAAAGGTTGCGTGGTCTAGCCTGCGACCGCTCGAGCAGTCCCAGTTCGGCGTGCAGAAGCTCAAGgcgcaggccgtcgacgcctcgcTGTCGTTCGTTCAGCTCCCGACAGGTGCCGACTACTACGGCGATGCCATCGGCTACATCGCGGATCTGACCGAGGGCAAGCGCTTGGTCGGCAGCTTCGACTTTGTCGACACCAAGGAGAATGTGAACTACATCACGCTGTACGACCCCAAGTCGGACAAGCAGCTGCCGGGCCTCAACGATTCGATCAACAAggaggtcgtcgccggcggttACGGCATGGTTCCCAAGAAGCTCAAGGCGTGGGAACGGAGCAAGGCGTTTGAGACGTACCTGAAGCACCTACGCGAGGTGGAGAGCCAGGCGAAGCTCGACCGGCGGGGCATGTGGGAGTACGGTGACATTACGGAGGATTGAGCAGTTGGATTTGCGTCTCCGTGCGCGGCGGAGGAGCTGGGATTGTGCTCAAGGAAAAAACTGAACGTGAGCGGCATTGCAGGCTTGATGAAGGGAGAAGAGTGCCCGTGATTTGCAAAGTGAATGTCAGCGCCAACTCCAAACATGAGCACCAGCAAAGCCAAGCGTTCCCCAAAGTGCAGCGACGCCTCATTCACCCCCGCGAATTCCAGGGAATCAAGTACGCAGAAACCGACCTGGACGATATTAACAATGGTATGAAacgaggcagagaggcaggaTGGCAGTCTTGAGCCCGTCGAGCAGGATAGGATGAGTTGGAGCGAAAACGAAGCTGAAGCGGTCTGATATGCCGTGCGAGCAGCGTATTAACATGATTAACTCGATATTTGCTTGCCACTTGGGAGCAATTTTCTGGCGGGGACCACCAACAACCTTCGTAGCCAGTGAATGATCGACCGTTGGTGGCGCATGAAGCCATAGCGCGATCCGTTGTATCCGTGTTGGGCCgctactgtacctacagttAGTACCAGCAGGTATTTGCAGCAGGCCGGAACAACCTTGTCTGCGTCGGTCGGCTCATTCGTTCTCAACAGCTTCCAGAAccacgtcgacctcgccacccACCTATACATTATATCATCATTGCAAAACcttcctctcccctcccggCTGACTCACGCCGAAACGTCATCCTTTTTCCCCAAAAATACAATACGATATCCTCACCGATCAACGCTCCCGACAAGAACCGCAATCATGTCGAACTCTCTCGATCAGCTCAAGGCCACCGGCACGGTATGTGAAACCTCAACCCCGCCTCCGCTACCGTTGCCCCTCGTTGCCCAGGGCACGCAGGCGTCATTCCGAGTCTTCCATCACCCCCCAATCGAAGACTCCCCCGGTGCCATGCGATGAGGTGACTGAAGAAGCGAGGCCCGCGTGATGGCACCCCGTCTCGCTGACTGATGGAATTTTGTCTTCCTGCGAATAGGTTGTCGTGTCCGACTCTGGTAAATTCCCGCAACCacccgctcgacgaggcgccgTTTGCTGATCTCTCCAGGTGACTTTGCTTGTTAGTGgacgcccgccgcctccctctcgcctccctccAACCCTCTCTCGTGCGTCATGCGAAGCTGTGCGAGGGCGTGATGTCGACGCGAGTACGGCAGGGTCACAGGCTAACATTCGTCCTCACGGCAGCGATCGGCAAGTACAAGCCTCAGGATGCAACCACCAACCCTTCCTTGATCCTCGCGGCCTCGAAGAAGGCCGAGTATGCGAAGCTCATCGATGGTGCCATCGCGTACGCCAAAGGCAAGGGAGGCAGCATGGACCAGCAGGTCgatgccgccctcgaccgacTCCTGGTCGAGTTTGGCAAGGAGATCCTCAACATCATCCCCGGCAAGGTCTCCACCGAGGTCGACGCTCGCTTCTCCTTCGACACCAAGGCGTCGGTCGACAAGGCTCTGCACATCATTCAGGTGCGTGCATGCttcgccccccctcccccagcCGAGTCCACTCTGACGACGCGCAGCTCTACAAGGAGCAGGGCATCTCCAAGGACCGCGTCCTGATCAAGATTGCCTCCACATGGGAGGGcatcaaggcggccgagatttTGCAGCGCGACCACGGCATCAACTGCAACCTGACTCTCATGTTCTCCCTCCCTCAGGCcattgccgccgccgaggcgaaCGCCTACCTCATCTCCCccttcgtcggccgcatcctCGACTGGTTCAAGGCGGCCAACAAGAAGGAGTA encodes:
- a CDS encoding transaldolase; this encodes MSNSLDQLKATGTVVVSDSVDARRLPLASLQPSLVRHAKLCEGVMSTRVRQGHRLTFVLTAAIGKYKPQDATTNPSLILAASKKAEYAKLIDGAIAYAKGKGGSMDQQVDAALDRLLVEFGKEILNIIPGKVSTEVDARFSFDTKASVDKALHIIQLYKEQGISKDRVLIKIASTWEGIKAAEILQRDHGINCNLTLMFSLPQAIAAAEANAYLISPFVGRILDWFKAANKKEYAKEEDPGVASVKSIFNYYKKFGYKTIVMGASFRSIGEITELAGCDYLTISPNLLEELMNSSDNVPKKLDASVAASSNLERQSYIKDEASFRFAFNEDQMAVEKLREGISKFAADAVTLKDILKAKLA
- a CDS encoding transcription factor yields the protein MSKTFIGNVKSVLSGDTLVLTSPNNPSAERILSLAYVGAPRLKRDGDEPFAFQSREFLRNLVVGKPVQCTVQYTIPASGRDFGTAKLKDGTDLPDELVKAGWLKVREDAGRKDDSDEAQERLEKLRALESQAKSENKGLWAGVGGIINVQHDLGGPEFMKEWKGKTVDGIVERVLSGDRMLVRLLLSDKKHAQPMTLLAGVRTPSTERTLTSTGTTHPAEEYGNEARQFVETRLLQRLVKVEIVGASAQGQLVANIIHPRGNIAEFLLQDGLARCNDFHSTMLGEKMAALRAAEKQAQSKKLRLHKNHVAKADGGNQEMTVTKILGADTILVKNKTGAEKRINFSSVRGPRAGEPSESPFRDEAKEFLRQRLIGKHVKVSVDGTKPATEGFEARDVATVTEKGKNIGLLLVESGWASVIRHRKDDTDRASNYDELLSAQEKAKEELKGMWSGKPQKAQKFADLSENAQKAKIMLATLQRQKKVPAIVDFCKAGSRFTILIPRENVKLTMVLGGIRAPRAPRADGEGGEPFGKEALELANRRCNQRDCEVDIHDMDKVGGFIGELFINRENFAKALVEEGLASVHAYSAERSGNATELFAAETRAKEAKRGLWHDHDPSQEENGHEEEPEEIVEVAEVTLDKKPTDYRDVIITNIDGNGKLKIQEIGKGTAALETLMSEFRKFHLDSKNGKPLADAPKTGEFVSAKFSADGQWYRGRVRGNDRTAKMSEVLYVDYGNSEKVAWSSLRPLEQSQFGVQKLKAQAVDASLSFVQLPTGADYYGDAIGYIADLTEGKRLVGSFDFVDTKENVNYITLYDPKSDKQLPGLNDSINKEVVAGGYGMVPKKLKAWERSKAFETYLKHLREVESQAKLDRRGMWEYGDITED